Proteins co-encoded in one Oncorhynchus keta strain PuntledgeMale-10-30-2019 chromosome 36, Oket_V2, whole genome shotgun sequence genomic window:
- the plek gene encoding pleckstrin — translation MEPKQIKEGYLVKKGTVLNSWKVVWVVLSDDGVEFFKRKADSAPKGMIPLKGAVLTSPCQDFTKRALVFKLSTAKNQDHFFQATHLEERESWVKDIKRAITCLQGGVKFARKSTRRSIRLPDTINLSELCILMRDQENGVKEQKLEKEKRVYNHCFTGGTVVDWLISKDKARNRPEALMLATGLLNEGFLQPAGDVSKQGVEGGAVSTVLDEPNALYYFADSGFFCEGYSSDEDVIVKEEFRGNIVKQGCLLKQGHRRKNWKVRKFILRNDPAYIHYYDPTKGDEYPLGSIHLRGSVITAVEFVPDAKRYDVDGNLFEIITSDETHYFLQAATSEERKEWIKAIHTVSKTGK, via the exons ATGGAGCCAAAACAGATCAAAGAGGGATATCTGGTCAAAAAG GGCACAGTGTTGAATTCATGGAAGGTGGTGtgggtggtgttgtctgatgatgGTGTGGAGTTCTTCAAGAGAAAGGCAGACAGTGCTCCCAAAGGAATGATCCCACTGAAGGGAGCTGTTCTGACCAGCCCCTGTCAGGACTTCACCAAGAGGGCG CTGGTTTTTAAACTCAGCACGGCCAAGAACCAGGACCATTTCTTCCAGGCCACCcacctagaggagagagagtcctGGGTGAAGGACATCAAGAGGGCCATCACCTGTCTGCAGGGGGGCGTAAAGTTTGCCAGGAAGTCGACACGGAGGTCCATTCGCCTCCCTGATACCATCAACCTCAG TGAGCTATGTATTCTAATGAGAGACCAGGAGAATGGCGTCAAAGAGCAGAAGCTGGAAAAGGAGAAGAGAGTCTACAATCACTGCTTCACAG GTGGTACGGTGGTGGACTGGCTGATCTCTAAGGACAAGGCCAGGAACAGGCCTGAGGCTCTGATGTTGGCTACAGGACTCCTGAACGAAGGATTCTTACAGCCCGCAGGGGACGTGTCCAAACAGGGGGTCGAGGGAGGGGCAGTGTCCACCGTCCTCGATGAGCCAAATGCACTCTACTACTTT GCAGACAGTGGGTTCTTCTGTGAAGGCTACTCCAGTGATGAAGACGTGATTGTGAAGGAGGAGTTCAGGGGTAACATCGTAAAACAGGGCTGCTTACTCAAACAG GGACATCGGAGGAAAAACTGGAAGGTGCGGAAATTCATCCTCCGGAACGATCCTGCTTATATTCACTATTACGACCCCACCAAG gGTGATGAGTACCCTCTGGGCTCTATCCACCTGCGAGGGTCTGTGATCACAGCGGTGGAGTTTGTTCCTGATG CCAAGAGGTATGATGTTGATGGGAATCTCTTTGAGATCATCACTTCAGACGAGACACACTATTTTCTCCAAGCGGCTACAtctgaggagaggaaggagtggatCAAAGCCATCCACACTGTGTCAAAAACCGGAAAATAA